A window of the Thermoleophilia bacterium SCSIO 60948 genome harbors these coding sequences:
- a CDS encoding alpha/beta hydrolase, which yields MAEPRSDELDGALGRVVVHEWPNPDARFVCLLAHGYGEHARRYDHVAAALIAEGAAVFAPDHAGHGRSDGERALVPGGDEYAADLHAVAELARERHPGLPVALIGHSMGGLIATRYAQLHGDELAALVLSGPAIGENPGLMGLLEMDPIPEVPIDPAALSRDPAVGEAYMADPLVYHGGFRRETLQSFVEAVERIAAGPGFGELPVLYLHGEEDKIVPIEPTRAAIANLRGERTQERSYPGAEHEIFNETNRDEVLGDVIGFLRTSLAG from the coding sequence ATGGCCGAGCCGCGCAGTGACGAGCTCGACGGCGCGCTGGGACGGGTCGTCGTCCACGAGTGGCCGAACCCCGACGCCCGATTCGTGTGCCTGCTCGCGCACGGCTACGGCGAGCACGCTCGCCGCTACGACCACGTCGCCGCGGCTCTGATCGCCGAGGGAGCCGCCGTCTTCGCGCCCGACCACGCGGGCCACGGGCGCTCGGACGGAGAGCGCGCCCTGGTCCCGGGCGGCGACGAGTACGCCGCGGACCTGCACGCCGTCGCGGAGCTCGCCCGCGAGCGCCATCCCGGTCTGCCGGTCGCCCTGATCGGCCACTCGATGGGCGGCCTGATCGCGACGCGCTACGCGCAGCTCCACGGCGACGAGCTCGCGGCGCTCGTCCTCTCCGGGCCGGCGATCGGCGAGAACCCGGGACTGATGGGGCTGCTCGAGATGGATCCGATCCCCGAGGTGCCGATCGACCCGGCGGCGCTGTCGCGCGACCCCGCGGTCGGGGAGGCCTACATGGCCGATCCGCTCGTCTACCACGGAGGGTTCCGCCGCGAGACGCTTCAGAGCTTCGTCGAAGCGGTCGAGCGGATCGCCGCCGGTCCGGGATTCGGCGAGCTCCCGGTCCTCTACCTCCACGGTGAGGAGGACAAGATCGTGCCGATCGAGCCGACCCGTGCGGCGATCGCCAACCTGCGCGGTGAGCGGACGCAGGAGCGGTCCTATCCCGGCGCCGAGCACGAGATCTTCAACGAGACGAACCGCGACGAGGTCCTGGGCGACGTGATCGGTTTCCTGCGCACCTCGCTGGCGGGCTGA
- a CDS encoding thiolase family protein has translation MASNGGFQGREVVIAEAVRTPIGRGHPEKGYYREVHPSTLLARTYSELIERAGIGANEVDDVICGCVQQFGEQAMNIGRNAWLEAGLPVEVPATTVDRQCGSAQQAVNFAAAQIASGVCDVAIGAGVEHMGHISFADGFSVMQEHGAPFTPQLMDRFNLVSQGISAEMIADQWEIPRPELDEIAVRSHALADQATQEGRFERETIPFQVNGDTYVTDQGIRPGTSLETLAELKPAFKEDGKITAGNSSQVSDGAAGLLLTTPEKAKELGLTPRARIVDQTTVGVDPVIMLTGPIPATRKLLERNSMSISDIDRFEVNEAFASVLAAWRRELEPDMDRVNVNGGAIALGHPLGSTGARLLTTLLHEMERSDSERGLVTMCCGGGLGTGTLIERV, from the coding sequence ATGGCCAGCAACGGTGGGTTCCAGGGACGTGAGGTCGTCATCGCCGAGGCGGTGCGGACGCCGATCGGTCGCGGCCACCCGGAGAAGGGCTACTACCGCGAGGTCCATCCCTCGACGCTGCTCGCCCGGACCTACTCCGAGCTGATCGAGCGCGCCGGGATCGGCGCGAACGAGGTCGACGACGTGATCTGCGGCTGCGTCCAGCAGTTCGGCGAGCAGGCGATGAACATCGGCCGCAACGCCTGGCTCGAGGCCGGGCTCCCGGTCGAGGTGCCCGCGACGACCGTCGACCGCCAGTGCGGCTCAGCCCAGCAGGCCGTCAACTTCGCCGCCGCCCAGATCGCCTCCGGCGTCTGCGACGTCGCGATCGGCGCCGGGGTCGAGCACATGGGCCACATCTCCTTCGCCGACGGCTTCAGCGTCATGCAGGAGCACGGCGCGCCGTTCACGCCGCAGCTCATGGACCGCTTCAACCTGGTCTCGCAGGGGATCTCGGCCGAGATGATCGCCGACCAGTGGGAGATCCCGCGGCCCGAGCTCGACGAGATCGCGGTCCGCTCGCACGCCCTCGCCGACCAGGCGACCCAGGAGGGCCGCTTCGAGCGCGAGACGATCCCGTTCCAGGTCAACGGCGACACCTACGTCACCGATCAGGGCATCCGGCCGGGTACCAGCCTCGAGACGCTGGCCGAGCTCAAGCCGGCGTTCAAGGAGGACGGCAAGATCACCGCCGGCAACTCCTCGCAGGTCTCCGACGGCGCGGCGGGGCTTCTGCTGACGACGCCCGAGAAGGCGAAGGAGCTCGGCCTGACCCCGCGGGCGCGGATCGTCGACCAGACGACCGTCGGCGTCGACCCGGTGATCATGCTGACCGGTCCGATCCCGGCCACCCGCAAGCTGCTCGAGCGCAACTCGATGTCGATCTCGGACATCGATCGCTTCGAGGTCAACGAGGCCTTCGCCTCGGTGCTCGCCGCCTGGCGCCGTGAGCTCGAGCCCGACATGGATCGCGTCAACGTCAACGGCGGCGCGATCGCGCTCGGCCACCCGCTCGGCTCGACCGGCGCCCGCCTGCTGACGACGCTGCTCCACGAGATGGAGCGCTCCGATTCCGAGCGCGGCCTGGTCACTATGTGCTGCGGCGGCGGCCTGGGGACCGGCACGTTGATCGAGCGCGTCTAG
- a CDS encoding Zn-dependent hydrolase: MTEARAAIDAARVIAELRELDRLTGGPGGAWRVAWGPVWREAREWLGALTAELGCETWRDSAGNEFHRLRGAADGHAVAVGSHLDSVADGGWLDGALGVVAGLGCVRAWAEAGGPPRDIVLCDWADEEGSRFGHSLLGSSAAAGTLDAGAAAELTDADGVTLGEALAENGLDAARLGDAESERPNLGAYLELHIEQGPVLESEGLAASAVRGTAGVERFGLRFGGRASHAGTTPMDQRRDAGLAAAGTALETERVAIDLGGVATAGRLELSPGATTIIPGEAELLVDLRHPDPDLLGEMLARVRGFADLAASERGCSVAMEPIWRIAPIAFDAGLVALAGEAVCESERGRAEPLTSGALHDAANVALWAPVAMVFSSSIGGLSHNRDEDTSEEDLRIAIEAYGATVGRVLAR; this comes from the coding sequence ATGACCGAGGCTCGCGCGGCGATCGACGCGGCCCGCGTGATCGCCGAGCTGCGCGAGCTCGACCGGCTGACCGGTGGGCCGGGCGGAGCGTGGCGCGTCGCCTGGGGCCCTGTCTGGCGCGAGGCGCGCGAATGGCTTGGCGCCCTGACCGCCGAGCTCGGCTGCGAGACCTGGCGTGACTCGGCGGGCAACGAGTTCCACCGGCTTCGCGGCGCCGCCGATGGTCACGCGGTCGCGGTCGGATCGCACCTCGACTCGGTCGCCGACGGTGGCTGGCTCGACGGCGCCCTCGGTGTCGTCGCCGGGCTCGGTTGCGTTCGTGCCTGGGCCGAGGCCGGCGGGCCGCCGCGCGACATCGTCCTCTGTGACTGGGCCGACGAGGAGGGCTCGCGATTCGGCCACTCACTGCTCGGCAGCTCGGCGGCCGCGGGCACGCTCGACGCGGGAGCGGCGGCGGAACTGACGGATGCCGACGGCGTCACGCTCGGGGAGGCGCTCGCCGAGAACGGACTCGACGCGGCGCGACTCGGCGATGCCGAATCGGAGCGACCGAACCTCGGCGCCTACCTCGAGCTGCACATCGAGCAGGGCCCGGTCCTCGAGTCGGAGGGGCTCGCCGCGTCGGCGGTTCGCGGAACCGCGGGCGTCGAGCGCTTCGGGCTGCGCTTCGGCGGCCGCGCCTCGCACGCGGGAACGACGCCGATGGACCAACGCCGCGATGCGGGTCTCGCGGCGGCAGGGACCGCGCTCGAGACCGAGCGCGTCGCGATCGACCTCGGTGGCGTCGCGACCGCGGGGCGACTCGAGCTCAGCCCGGGCGCGACGACGATCATCCCCGGTGAGGCCGAGCTGCTCGTCGACCTGCGGCATCCCGACCCCGATCTGCTCGGCGAGATGCTCGCCCGAGTGCGCGGCTTCGCCGACCTCGCGGCGAGCGAGCGTGGATGCTCGGTCGCGATGGAGCCGATCTGGCGGATCGCACCGATCGCCTTCGACGCCGGACTCGTCGCGCTCGCCGGCGAGGCCGTCTGCGAGAGCGAGCGCGGCCGGGCCGAGCCGCTGACCAGCGGCGCGCTCCACGACGCAGCCAACGTCGCGCTGTGGGCGCCGGTCGCGATGGTCTTCTCGAGCTCGATCGGCGGCCTCAGCCACAACCGTGACGAGGACACCTCCGAGGAGGACCTGCGGATCGCGATCGAGGCCTACGGCGCCACCGTCGGGCGCGTTCTGGCCCGCTGA
- a CDS encoding AMP-binding protein, with product MTVEAESGFGSYEEAVEGHTWDVPERFNIATAVCDAHDPGKQAMIWERFDGERREVNWGELQRLSNQAANALRAEGIEQGDRVAVVLPPTPETAAVFFGVWKCGAILLSMSVLYGDDGIRHRLDDSGAKLVVTDEANAPRFEGMPVGKVVVLDEDWLGSQSEEFDAVDTAADDPAQLYYTSGTTGLAKGIVHAHRYVLAHNEFVYCHEVQEGERFHGMGEWAWAAGIAPLLGPWLHGAVQVVLQREGGFDPEQQLDFLSRNEVTNVFTTPTAMRSMMSIENAGERYPQRFRRVCSAGEPLNPEAIRWFRDEYGITVLDYYGLTESYPLCANYPFMEVREGSMGKPAPGWDVKILDEDEKPVEQGDKGEICLRARSNPHWPIGYWNRPEDTEADFGGAWFHTKDAASQDEDGYFWYEGRADDVIISAGYRIGPFEVESACLEHDAVAEAAAVAKPDERRGNIVKCFIVLGEGREASDELADEISQFVRGRLSAYAYPREIEFATELPKTLTGKIRRIELREA from the coding sequence ATGACTGTCGAGGCCGAGAGCGGGTTCGGCTCCTACGAGGAGGCGGTCGAGGGGCACACGTGGGACGTCCCGGAGCGCTTCAACATCGCCACCGCGGTCTGCGACGCCCACGATCCGGGCAAGCAGGCGATGATCTGGGAGCGCTTCGACGGCGAGCGCCGCGAGGTGAATTGGGGCGAGCTCCAGCGGCTCTCGAATCAGGCCGCCAACGCGCTGCGCGCCGAGGGGATCGAGCAGGGCGACCGCGTCGCGGTCGTATTGCCGCCGACGCCCGAGACGGCCGCGGTCTTCTTCGGCGTGTGGAAGTGCGGCGCGATCCTGCTCTCGATGTCGGTCCTCTACGGCGACGACGGGATCCGCCATCGGCTCGACGACTCGGGCGCGAAGCTCGTCGTGACCGACGAGGCCAACGCCCCGCGCTTCGAGGGGATGCCGGTCGGCAAGGTCGTCGTCCTCGACGAGGACTGGCTCGGCTCGCAGAGTGAGGAGTTCGACGCGGTCGACACCGCCGCCGACGATCCGGCCCAGCTCTACTACACGTCCGGCACGACCGGCCTCGCCAAGGGCATCGTCCACGCCCATCGCTACGTCCTCGCCCACAACGAGTTCGTCTACTGCCACGAGGTCCAAGAGGGCGAGCGCTTCCACGGGATGGGCGAGTGGGCCTGGGCGGCGGGCATCGCGCCGCTCCTCGGTCCGTGGCTCCACGGCGCCGTCCAGGTCGTGCTCCAGCGCGAGGGCGGCTTCGACCCGGAGCAGCAGCTCGACTTCCTGAGCCGCAACGAGGTCACGAACGTGTTCACCACGCCGACGGCGATGCGCTCGATGATGAGCATCGAGAACGCGGGCGAGCGCTACCCGCAGCGGTTCCGCCGCGTCTGCTCGGCCGGCGAGCCACTCAACCCGGAGGCGATCCGCTGGTTCCGCGACGAGTACGGGATCACCGTGCTCGACTACTACGGCCTCACCGAGAGCTATCCGCTGTGCGCGAACTATCCGTTCATGGAGGTCCGCGAGGGCTCGATGGGCAAGCCGGCGCCGGGCTGGGACGTCAAGATCCTCGACGAGGACGAGAAGCCCGTCGAGCAGGGGGACAAGGGTGAGATCTGTCTGCGCGCGCGGTCGAACCCGCACTGGCCGATCGGCTACTGGAACCGGCCCGAGGACACGGAGGCGGACTTCGGCGGCGCGTGGTTCCACACCAAGGACGCCGCCTCCCAGGACGAGGACGGGTACTTCTGGTACGAGGGCCGCGCCGACGACGTGATCATCTCCGCCGGCTACCGGATCGGTCCGTTCGAGGTCGAGTCGGCGTGCCTCGAGCACGACGCGGTCGCCGAGGCCGCGGCGGTCGCCAAGCCGGACGAGCGGCGGGGCAACATCGTCAAGTGCTTCATCGTCCTCGGTGAGGGGCGCGAGGCCTCCGACGAGCTCGCCGACGAGATCTCGCAGTTCGTCCGCGGGCGGCTGTCCGCCTACGCCTACCCGCGCGAGATCGAGTTCGCGACCGAGCTGCCGAAGACCCTGACGGGCAAGATCCGCCGCATCGAGTTGCGCGAGGCCTGA
- a CDS encoding ferritin-like domain-containing protein: protein MANLKIEDVDVDGAVRDSAERASFELEREGDTRAAFLKKAGLAGGAAIGGGALLGGLVPGSALAAPKGGRPPRSFGRGDTGILNYALTLEYLESAFYNRAQKNQDTTPFITDDSTLRFLAATVRDEKAHVKTLQQVLGRKAVDRPTFDFGNTVSDQDAFQQTAFALENTGVSAYLGQAYNIKSRAVGEAALSIATIEGRHAGLIGEIVAAAAGDDYEESANRIAPDGPFDKPLSAKRVLRIVKSTGFIQ, encoded by the coding sequence ATGGCGAATCTGAAGATCGAGGACGTCGACGTCGACGGCGCGGTGCGCGACAGCGCCGAGCGCGCGAGCTTCGAGCTCGAACGCGAGGGCGATACCCGCGCCGCGTTCCTCAAGAAGGCCGGTCTCGCCGGAGGTGCGGCGATCGGCGGCGGCGCGCTGCTCGGCGGCCTGGTCCCGGGCTCGGCGCTCGCGGCACCGAAGGGCGGGCGTCCGCCGCGCAGCTTCGGTCGCGGCGACACCGGGATCCTGAACTACGCGCTCACGCTCGAGTACCTCGAGTCGGCGTTCTACAACCGGGCCCAGAAGAACCAGGACACGACGCCGTTCATCACAGACGACTCGACGCTCCGCTTCCTCGCCGCCACGGTCCGCGACGAGAAGGCGCACGTCAAGACGCTCCAGCAGGTGCTCGGCCGCAAGGCGGTCGACCGTCCGACGTTCGACTTCGGAAACACGGTCAGCGACCAGGACGCGTTCCAGCAGACGGCGTTCGCGCTCGAGAACACGGGCGTCTCGGCCTACCTCGGCCAGGCCTACAACATCAAGTCGCGCGCGGTCGGCGAGGCCGCGCTCTCGATCGCGACGATCGAGGGACGCCACGCCGGATTGATCGGCGAGATCGTCGCCGCCGCCGCGGGTGACGACTACGAGGAGTCGGCGAACAGGATCGCCCCGGACGGCCCGTTCGACAAGCCGCTGAGCGCCAAGCGCGTGCTGCGGATCGTGAAGAGCACCGGCTTCATCCAGTAG
- a CDS encoding APC family permease gives MESASIAASPATGEDHVDKGLKKGSVGFVDQLSIGLASTAPAYSLAAVIGSIVVLTGVHAPGTLLLSFVPMFFIATAFLYMNRVDPDCGTTFSWVTRALGPYLGWMGGWAISVTGILVIGSLADVSAFYIFDLLGFDELKRERFAIVGLALLIMGVMTAICVIGTEASARLQRVLTLGQVGIMLLFALVAFVRLAIGDAPERAITPELSWISPFGEGVEYSSLLSGLLLGVFIYWGWESAVNLAEESDNETGAGVAGLMSTLILLGTYVAVAIALIATAGLEKIERFDDNAGVLGAVAQDVLGPLAFLVVVAIIVSGISSAQTTILPGSRTSLSMAAAGALPKKFAQIHPRFLTPDFGTITIGVLAAVWYVGASLVSDNFLFDSLSALSLLIAFYYALTGIACAIYWRRELLRSVKNFLFIGLAPLIGALLLAYLLGASAIEVGDPANSYTGQSVFGIGVPLFIALFFFVSGLVLMILWRVFARPEYFSRRPFQAVPRDVAEGRRRVEAIGASEDEVPG, from the coding sequence ATGGAGAGCGCGTCGATCGCAGCCTCGCCTGCGACTGGGGAGGACCACGTCGACAAGGGCCTCAAGAAGGGGTCGGTCGGCTTCGTCGACCAGCTGTCGATCGGGCTCGCGTCGACCGCGCCCGCCTACTCGCTCGCCGCGGTCATCGGCTCGATCGTCGTCCTGACCGGCGTCCATGCGCCGGGAACGCTGCTGCTCTCGTTCGTCCCGATGTTCTTCATCGCGACGGCCTTCCTCTACATGAACCGCGTCGATCCGGACTGCGGAACCACGTTCTCGTGGGTCACGCGCGCGCTCGGCCCGTACCTCGGTTGGATGGGCGGCTGGGCGATATCCGTGACCGGGATCCTCGTGATCGGATCGCTCGCCGACGTCTCGGCCTTTTACATCTTCGACCTGCTCGGCTTCGACGAGCTCAAGCGCGAGCGCTTCGCGATCGTGGGCCTCGCGCTCCTGATCATGGGCGTGATGACCGCGATCTGCGTGATCGGCACCGAGGCGTCGGCACGGCTGCAGCGCGTGCTGACGCTGGGACAGGTCGGGATCATGCTGCTGTTCGCCCTCGTCGCCTTCGTCCGGCTCGCGATCGGCGACGCGCCGGAGCGCGCGATCACCCCCGAGCTCAGCTGGATATCGCCGTTCGGCGAGGGCGTCGAATACTCCTCGCTGCTCAGCGGACTGCTGCTGGGCGTCTTCATCTACTGGGGCTGGGAGAGCGCGGTCAACCTCGCCGAGGAGTCCGACAACGAGACCGGCGCCGGCGTGGCGGGCCTGATGTCGACGCTGATCCTGCTCGGCACCTACGTCGCGGTGGCGATCGCGCTGATCGCGACGGCGGGCCTCGAGAAGATCGAGCGCTTCGACGACAACGCCGGGGTGCTCGGCGCCGTCGCGCAGGACGTCCTCGGCCCGCTCGCCTTCCTCGTCGTCGTCGCGATCATCGTCTCCGGCATCTCCTCGGCGCAGACCACGATCCTGCCCGGATCTCGCACCTCGCTCTCGATGGCCGCCGCGGGCGCGCTGCCGAAGAAGTTCGCGCAGATCCATCCGCGCTTCCTAACGCCGGACTTCGGGACGATCACGATCGGCGTCCTCGCCGCGGTCTGGTACGTCGGCGCGAGCCTCGTCTCCGACAACTTCCTGTTCGACTCGCTGTCGGCGCTCTCGCTCCTGATCGCCTTCTACTACGCGCTGACCGGCATCGCCTGTGCGATCTACTGGCGCCGCGAGCTGCTGCGATCGGTCAAGAACTTCCTCTTCATCGGCCTCGCGCCGTTGATCGGGGCGCTGCTGCTCGCCTACCTGCTCGGGGCGTCGGCGATCGAGGTCGGTGACCCGGCGAACTCCTACACGGGGCAGTCGGTGTTCGGGATCGGCGTGCCGCTGTTCATCGCCCTCTTCTTCTTCGTGAGCGGGCTCGTGCTGATGATCCTCTGGCGGGTGTTCGCGCGGCCCGAGTACTTCTCGCGGCGGCCGTTCCAGGCGGTGCCGCGGGACGTGGCCGAAGGCAGACGACGGGTCGAGGCGATCGGCGCCTCGGAGGACGAGGTGCCGGGATGA
- a CDS encoding 3-hydroxyacyl-CoA dehydrogenase family protein, with protein sequence MSSENGYERPAVAGSGTIATGFAAAASILGEVKLLARSDASAWRAEEKAQKAASKLEGGDPSHIKVTTDMAELADCDLVVEAIVEDLEHKATLLKEVAEAVPGADLATTTSSLQIGEIALESGLEKRLYGLHVFNPVPRMELIELCLPPGLDEGIGDRARAFCDALGKTGVEVADKAGFVVNRLLFPFLFDAVRLMEEHDLTPADVDTCMNLGAGHPMGPLRLIDFVGLDVSAAIGESLYAETGNDEHRAPDMVRRLIDEGRLGRKAGKGFYDY encoded by the coding sequence ATGAGCAGCGAGAACGGATACGAGAGACCCGCGGTCGCGGGCAGCGGGACCATCGCCACCGGCTTCGCCGCCGCGGCCAGCATCCTCGGTGAGGTGAAGCTGCTGGCGCGCTCGGACGCGTCCGCGTGGCGCGCCGAGGAGAAGGCGCAGAAGGCCGCGTCGAAGCTCGAGGGCGGCGACCCCTCGCACATCAAGGTGACCACCGACATGGCCGAGCTCGCCGACTGCGACCTCGTCGTCGAGGCGATCGTCGAGGACCTCGAGCACAAGGCGACGTTGCTCAAGGAGGTCGCCGAGGCGGTGCCGGGCGCGGACCTGGCGACGACGACCTCATCGCTCCAGATCGGGGAGATCGCGCTCGAGTCCGGGCTCGAGAAGCGGCTCTACGGACTCCACGTCTTCAACCCGGTCCCGCGGATGGAGCTGATCGAGCTCTGCCTGCCGCCCGGCCTCGACGAGGGGATCGGCGATCGCGCGCGTGCCTTCTGCGACGCGCTCGGCAAGACCGGGGTCGAGGTCGCCGACAAGGCCGGCTTCGTCGTCAACCGGCTGCTGTTCCCGTTCCTCTTCGACGCGGTCCGGCTGATGGAGGAGCACGACCTGACCCCCGCCGACGTCGACACCTGCATGAACCTGGGCGCCGGGCACCCGATGGGCCCGCTGCGCCTGATCGACTTCGTCGGCCTCGACGTCTCGGCGGCGATCGGCGAGTCGCTCTACGCCGAGACCGGAAACGACGAGCACCGGGCTCCCGACATGGTCCGGCGCCTGATCGACGAGGGACGGCTCGGCCGCAAGGCCGGCAAGGGCTTCTACGACTACTAG
- a CDS encoding cell wall-binding repeat-containing protein gives MRRNLLIALAVLVALAAGFFGARVLDSDEEGLEAAPGPPVIVRELPAPEETEELGYPAFATKNTTRVAGQNSVASAAGVALATYPATGGSPSPDAVSLVDSEDWPSGIASASLMASPIGAPMLVTDGPDLPELTANAITQLDPTGSADTDGAQAFEVGIATAPEELRSETVDGRNPAEVAVGVAKLRARLTGEDPEAVVVTTSDDADYAMPAAGWAARSGDPVLFTGADSLSPETERYLEELAKDGRPDVYVLGPEAAISEKVFDQIDDVARGARRIEGENPVQSAIEFARFADGDFGWDINDPGHGFVVANVERPLDAGAAAPLSASGTWGPLLVTDDADGLPPDLRAYLLDLKPGFVDDPTRALYNHVWVIGDERTISVALQAALDEVAEVAPVSRGAGSISGEEDTAEPQDAEDEQRGDGGSAQADDAADADADDDGADAGSGPDSAAGDDEPDAGSRDAADSDSQ, from the coding sequence ATGCGCCGGAACCTCCTCATAGCTCTCGCGGTCCTCGTCGCGCTCGCCGCCGGATTCTTCGGCGCACGTGTGCTCGACTCAGACGAGGAGGGGCTCGAGGCCGCGCCCGGACCTCCCGTGATCGTCCGCGAACTGCCCGCCCCCGAGGAGACCGAGGAGCTCGGCTATCCCGCCTTCGCGACGAAGAACACGACCCGGGTCGCGGGACAGAACTCGGTCGCCAGCGCGGCCGGCGTCGCGCTCGCCACCTACCCGGCGACCGGCGGCTCGCCGAGCCCCGACGCCGTCTCGCTCGTCGACTCCGAGGACTGGCCGAGCGGGATCGCCTCGGCGTCGCTGATGGCGAGCCCGATCGGGGCGCCGATGCTCGTCACCGACGGCCCCGACCTCCCCGAGCTGACCGCGAACGCGATCACGCAGCTCGACCCGACCGGCTCCGCGGACACCGACGGCGCGCAGGCCTTCGAGGTCGGGATCGCGACCGCCCCGGAGGAACTCCGCTCCGAGACGGTCGACGGTCGCAACCCCGCCGAGGTCGCGGTCGGCGTCGCGAAGCTCCGCGCCCGGCTCACGGGCGAGGACCCCGAGGCCGTCGTCGTCACGACCTCCGACGACGCCGACTACGCGATGCCGGCCGCCGGCTGGGCGGCGCGCTCGGGCGATCCGGTCCTGTTCACCGGCGCCGACAGCCTCTCCCCCGAGACCGAGCGCTACCTCGAAGAGCTCGCGAAGGACGGCCGCCCGGACGTCTACGTCCTCGGCCCCGAGGCCGCGATCTCGGAGAAGGTGTTCGACCAGATCGACGACGTCGCGCGCGGGGCGCGGCGGATCGAGGGCGAGAACCCGGTTCAGAGCGCGATCGAGTTCGCGCGCTTCGCCGACGGCGACTTCGGCTGGGACATCAACGACCCCGGCCACGGCTTCGTGGTCGCCAACGTCGAGCGCCCGCTCGATGCCGGGGCCGCGGCGCCGCTGTCGGCGAGCGGCACCTGGGGCCCGCTGCTCGTCACCGACGACGCCGACGGCCTGCCGCCCGACCTTCGTGCCTACCTGCTCGACCTCAAGCCGGGCTTCGTCGACGACCCGACTCGCGCGCTCTACAACCACGTCTGGGTGATCGGCGACGAGCGGACGATCTCCGTCGCCCTCCAGGCCGCCCTCGACGAGGTCGCCGAGGTGGCGCCGGTGAGCCGCGGCGCCGGCAGCATCAGCGGCGAGGAGGACACCGCCGAGCCCCAGGATGCCGAGGACGAGCAGCGCGGCGACGGCGGGTCGGCGCAGGCCGACGACGCCGCGGACGCCGATGCGGACGACGACGGCGCGGATGCCGGCTCGGGGCCGGATTCCGCAGCCGGTGACGACGAGCCGGATGCCGGCTCGCGCGATGCGGCAGACTCAGACTCCCAGTGA
- a CDS encoding universal stress protein: MNRTLVVGFDGSDCADAALDHAIEIASELGDRIVITFGYEPSNYGEEHAAHREAVRKLGAEVTEKAMAKARERNVDAELALVAKRPVEALLETAAAHDARAIVIGGYGERPLKGAILGSTPHKLLHLSERPVLVVPAD; encoded by the coding sequence ATGAACAGAACGCTCGTCGTCGGCTTCGACGGCTCCGACTGCGCCGATGCGGCGCTCGATCACGCGATCGAGATCGCCTCCGAGCTCGGCGACCGGATCGTGATCACCTTCGGCTACGAGCCCTCGAACTACGGCGAGGAGCACGCCGCCCATCGCGAGGCGGTGCGAAAGCTCGGGGCCGAGGTCACCGAGAAGGCGATGGCGAAGGCGCGTGAGAGAAACGTCGACGCGGAGCTCGCGCTGGTTGCGAAGCGGCCGGTCGAGGCGCTGCTCGAGACGGCCGCCGCGCACGACGCCCGCGCGATCGTCATCGGCGGCTACGGCGAGCGACCGCTGAAGGGGGCGATCCTCGGCTCGACGCCGCACAAGCTCCTGCATCTCTCCGAGCGCCCGGTGCTCGTGGTCCCGGCCGACTGA
- a CDS encoding flavodoxin family protein, with product MTEGLSADAGAGLRALGLNCTLKRSPERSHTEALMNRVLGLLDDHGVETEILRPVDYRIPFGVSSDEGDGDEWPRILEKVIAADILLVGMSIWFGHRSSVCQMVIERLDGTYNETNEHGQYPLYNKVAGVVVTGNEDGAHSSAESTLFNLTHLGCVVPPNADTYWVGPAGPGPSYLDAGGPEHPYTLRTSSWCAHNLLHMARILRDNPIPPIGNTLEDSGGDPVHTG from the coding sequence ATGACCGAGGGACTGAGTGCCGACGCGGGTGCGGGGCTGCGCGCCCTGGGGCTCAACTGCACGCTGAAGCGCTCACCCGAGCGCTCGCACACCGAGGCGCTGATGAACCGCGTGCTCGGGCTGCTCGACGACCACGGGGTCGAGACGGAGATCCTGCGGCCCGTCGACTACAGGATCCCTTTCGGCGTCAGCTCCGACGAGGGCGACGGCGACGAGTGGCCGCGGATCCTCGAGAAGGTCATCGCCGCCGACATCCTGCTCGTCGGGATGTCGATCTGGTTCGGCCACCGCTCGTCCGTCTGCCAGATGGTCATCGAACGCCTCGATGGGACCTACAACGAGACGAACGAGCACGGGCAGTACCCGCTCTACAACAAGGTCGCCGGAGTCGTCGTGACGGGCAACGAGGACGGCGCCCACTCCTCGGCCGAATCGACCCTGTTCAACCTGACCCATCTCGGATGCGTCGTTCCGCCGAACGCCGACACCTACTGGGTCGGCCCGGCCGGGCCGGGCCCGTCATACCTCGACGCCGGCGGCCCCGAGCACCCCTACACGCTGCGAACGAGCTCGTGGTGCGCGCACAACCTGCTCCACATGGCGCGAATCCTGCGCGACAACCCGATTCCGCCGATCGGCAACACGCTCGAGGACAGCGGGGGCGACCCCGTCCACACCGGCTAG